One Candidatus Eisenbacteria bacterium genomic window carries:
- a CDS encoding transposase produces GGKVLLHLAIGDKESGACWEAFLEDMRERGLDDPLLAVIDGNAGVRKAVSRKLPNTLIQRCQVHRLRNIVNKLPHVARPAVRKLVRKAFGEI; encoded by the coding sequence ATGGCGGGAAGGTACTGTTGCACCTGGCGATTGGAGACAAGGAGAGTGGAGCTTGTTGGGAGGCATTTCTGGAGGATATGCGCGAGCGAGGATTGGACGACCCTCTTCTAGCGGTGATTGACGGAAACGCCGGTGTTCGTAAGGCGGTGAGTCGGAAGCTGCCGAACACGCTGATTCAGCGTTGTCAGGTCCATAGGCTCAGGAACATAGTGAACAAACTTCCGCATGTAGCCAGGCCTGCGGTCAGGAAGCTTGTTCGCAAGGCCTTCGGTGAGATATAA